The following proteins come from a genomic window of Thermoproteus sp.:
- a CDS encoding Zn-ribbon domain-containing OB-fold protein, producing MRRVKYFPEVMEIEAYVYTAGPVGTKWLEALREGKLTAAYCPKCGRLFMPPKAFCPYDFEEVKELRDVEPVGVVESFTVVERDFYGEPLRERRVLAFIKFPGVEGGLIHYVKTDRPRVGMKVRPKWRSERKGLVTDIEYFEEE from the coding sequence ATGAGGCGCGTCAAGTACTTCCCGGAGGTGATGGAAATAGAGGCCTATGTCTACACGGCGGGCCCCGTGGGCACCAAATGGCTCGAGGCGTTGAGAGAAGGCAAGCTGACCGCGGCCTACTGCCCCAAGTGCGGGAGGCTCTTCATGCCGCCTAAGGCCTTCTGCCCCTACGACTTCGAGGAGGTTAAGGAGCTCCGCGATGTGGAGCCGGTAGGCGTCGTGGAGAGCTTCACGGTCGTGGAGAGGGACTTCTACGGCGAGCCCCTCAGGGAGAGGAGAGTGTTGGCCTTCATAAAGTTCCCCGGAGTCGAAGGGGGCTTGATCCACTACGTGAAGACCGACAGGCCGAGAGTCGGCATGAAGGTGAGGCCCAAGTGGCGGAGCGAGAGGAAGGGCCTCGTCACCGACATAGAGTACTTCGAGGAGGAATGA
- a CDS encoding Zn-ribbon domain-containing OB-fold protein, whose protein sequence is MTGKPLNPRGTKYDKWTFPVFEMGVVGRARYEYTTGQALGRFLAGLKEGKILGTVCDKCGRVFVPPRMYCSYCFREVDRWIEVKDEGVVVTAVMSYIAADRSRLKEPVAVGVVKLDVPGYKFDDHFFPGLMHYLCGFSEDDVKSMRAFGARVKARWKPPEKRTGSITDIECFEAVRP, encoded by the coding sequence ATGACCGGCAAGCCGTTAAACCCAAGAGGCACTAAGTACGACAAGTGGACGTTTCCGGTATTCGAGATGGGCGTGGTGGGCAGGGCGCGTTATGAGTACACCACGGGTCAGGCCCTTGGCCGCTTCTTGGCGGGGCTGAAGGAGGGCAAGATCTTGGGCACGGTCTGCGATAAATGCGGGAGGGTCTTCGTGCCGCCTAGGATGTACTGCTCTTACTGCTTCCGCGAGGTGGATAGGTGGATTGAAGTGAAGGACGAGGGGGTCGTGGTGACCGCCGTCATGAGCTACATCGCGGCCGATAGGTCTAGGCTCAAGGAGCCCGTGGCGGTAGGCGTAGTGAAGCTGGACGTGCCCGGCTATAAGTTCGACGACCACTTCTTCCCCGGCCTTATGCACTACCTATGCGGCTTCTCGGAGGACGACGTAAAGAGCATGAGGGCGTTCGGCGCGAGGGTCAAGGCGCGTTGGAAGCCGCCCGAGAAAAGGACGGGCTCCATCACGGACATAGAGTGCTTCGAGGCGGTGAGGCCATGA
- a CDS encoding acyl-CoA dehydrogenase family protein: MSLLTQEHELVRKAAREFAEKHVEPIARRMDRENYYPREAIREAGKLGLLTPTVPPEYGGGGGDLRSAVVVLEELGRISGGFSLLVEAYGILFADAVNNFARREQKEEVLPRVAAGEKIGAFALSEPCCGSDAAAIQTRAERIGGEWSINGAKMWITNGLYADYYLVAARTGPREARHKAITVFLLRRNNCVEASPIEVMGVRGTGTAELKLNDCRVGDGDIVGELNGGWKILMHTLDVGRVAISGVAIGVARGAFEEAYNWAKNRELFGRKLIEFQNAQFELAEMLAAIETARTLAYYAAYLYDTKSPDFLLMSHVAKLQAARLAVDVTRRAVQMEGGYGYSKESKAEMFYRDAKILEIGEGTNEVMKYVIYKLLERGGA, encoded by the coding sequence ATGAGCCTTTTGACGCAGGAACATGAGCTGGTGAGGAAGGCCGCTAGGGAGTTCGCGGAGAAACATGTGGAGCCTATAGCCCGCAGGATGGACAGAGAGAACTACTACCCCAGAGAGGCCATTAGGGAGGCCGGAAAGCTCGGCCTTTTGACCCCAACGGTGCCTCCAGAGTACGGCGGGGGAGGGGGCGACTTGAGGTCCGCCGTGGTCGTATTGGAGGAGCTGGGGCGTATAAGCGGGGGCTTCAGCTTGTTGGTGGAGGCCTACGGGATTCTTTTCGCCGACGCCGTTAACAACTTCGCGCGGAGGGAACAGAAAGAAGAGGTCCTGCCTAGAGTGGCGGCGGGGGAGAAAATAGGCGCTTTTGCCCTATCGGAGCCTTGTTGCGGTAGCGACGCGGCGGCGATACAGACCAGAGCCGAGCGGATCGGCGGAGAGTGGTCTATAAACGGCGCGAAGATGTGGATCACCAACGGGCTGTACGCCGATTACTACTTAGTGGCGGCCAGGACGGGGCCTAGGGAGGCCAGACATAAGGCAATTACGGTCTTCCTCCTGCGGAGGAACAACTGCGTCGAGGCATCGCCCATAGAGGTGATGGGGGTTAGGGGCACCGGCACCGCCGAGTTGAAACTCAACGACTGCAGGGTCGGCGACGGCGACATAGTCGGCGAGCTGAACGGCGGGTGGAAGATCTTGATGCACACTCTAGACGTGGGGAGGGTCGCCATATCGGGCGTGGCGATAGGCGTGGCGAGGGGGGCCTTCGAGGAGGCCTACAACTGGGCCAAAAACAGAGAGCTATTCGGGAGGAAGTTAATTGAGTTCCAAAACGCCCAGTTCGAACTCGCCGAAATGTTGGCAGCCATAGAGACGGCCAGGACCCTCGCATATTATGCGGCCTACCTTTACGACACCAAGTCGCCCGACTTCCTCCTCATGTCCCACGTGGCTAAGCTACAAGCGGCGCGCCTCGCGGTGGATGTGACCAGGAGGGCCGTGCAGATGGAGGGCGGCTACGGATACAGCAAGGAGAGCAAGGCCGAGATGTTCTATAGGGACGCCAAGATCCTAGAAATAGGCGAGGGCACAAACGAGGTCATGAAGTACGTGATATACAAGCTCTTGGAGAGGGGAGGCGCCTAG
- a CDS encoding thiolase domain-containing protein: MTGRNLNFKHRVAVVGAGLTLFRSRMLETPQELAWLAAKQALDEAGLTLKDIDCVVIGSAPDAFDGVHMKGEYLADGAGGVKKPTVRVFVGGATGVFVPIAAWWHVASGLCKKVLAVAEEKMSHAAKPHTQYVFRYIWDPIVEKPLNPNLIWIFAMEMHRYMHKCGVKKEDIALVSVKNKRNACGHPSAQLCMPNVTVDDVLKSEVLVWPVQLLDISPTSDGAAAVVLASEEEARRITDTPVWVKGIGWTLDTTHWTNRDLAYPEYVRRAAEMAYRMAGIDNPRKQIDVAEPYDPFDYKELHHMEGLGLAKKCEAPVLTREGVTQRDGDLPINPSGGLLGVGNPIAAAGLMKVAEIFWQIRGEAGARQVKKPVYTGLAQAWGDLMQAGTVIVMGI; encoded by the coding sequence ATGACGGGCCGCAACCTCAACTTCAAACACCGCGTGGCGGTCGTGGGGGCCGGGCTGACGTTGTTCAGGAGCAGGATGTTGGAGACGCCGCAGGAGCTGGCCTGGCTGGCCGCCAAACAGGCCCTAGATGAGGCGGGGCTGACCCTCAAGGACATAGACTGCGTGGTCATAGGTAGCGCGCCCGACGCGTTCGACGGAGTCCACATGAAGGGCGAATACCTCGCCGACGGCGCCGGCGGCGTCAAGAAGCCGACCGTGAGAGTCTTCGTGGGAGGGGCCACAGGCGTCTTCGTGCCCATAGCCGCGTGGTGGCACGTGGCCTCCGGGCTCTGCAAGAAGGTGCTGGCTGTTGCTGAGGAGAAGATGAGCCACGCGGCCAAGCCGCATACCCAATACGTCTTTAGGTACATCTGGGACCCCATAGTCGAAAAGCCATTGAACCCCAACCTCATCTGGATATTCGCCATGGAGATGCATCGCTATATGCATAAATGCGGCGTGAAGAAAGAAGACATAGCGCTAGTCTCCGTCAAGAATAAGCGCAACGCCTGCGGCCACCCCTCGGCGCAGTTGTGCATGCCCAACGTCACGGTGGACGACGTATTGAAGAGCGAGGTGTTAGTGTGGCCGGTCCAGCTCCTCGACATATCGCCGACTAGCGACGGCGCGGCGGCCGTGGTGCTGGCCAGTGAGGAGGAGGCCAGAAGGATCACCGACACGCCCGTGTGGGTGAAGGGGATCGGGTGGACTCTCGACACGACCCATTGGACTAACCGCGATTTGGCCTATCCGGAATATGTCCGCCGCGCGGCCGAAATGGCCTACCGCATGGCCGGCATAGACAACCCCAGGAAGCAGATAGATGTGGCCGAGCCCTACGACCCCTTCGACTACAAGGAGCTACACCACATGGAGGGCTTGGGCCTGGCCAAGAAGTGCGAGGCGCCCGTCTTGACGAGGGAGGGGGTGACGCAGAGGGACGGCGACCTGCCCATAAATCCGTCGGGCGGCCTGTTGGGCGTGGGGAACCCCATCGCCGCGGCGGGGCTCATGAAGGTCGCCGAGATATTCTGGCAGATAAGAGGCGAGGCAGGAGCCAGACAGGTGAAGAAGCCTGTATATACCGGCTTGGCGCAAGCCTGGGGCGACCTAATGCAGGCAGGAACTGTGATCGTGATGGGGATATGA